Part of the Ruania alba genome is shown below.
GTCCGGCTCGAACCGCTCCACCCGGGTGGCGCCGGCGGCGACCAGCCGCTCGCACTCGGTTTCCAGGGCCGCCATGCGCTCGTCGCCCTCGAGGCCGGGGGCGGCGCGCAGGTCGAGGTGGATCCGGTTCTTCGCAACCTTGTCCTCGGGGACCTGCTGGAAGAAGATGCGTGGTCCGGTGCCCTCGGAGTCCTCGAGCGCGGAGCTGGCGCGGCGCTCGGATTCGGGGACGCCGATCTCTGCGAGGAATTCCTGCCAGACGCTGAACGGGTCGGTGCCTTCGGGGATCTCCCGGCCCGGGGGAGCGGGGTGGACGTAGCCCACCAGCGCCTCACGCCAGAAGTAGGAGAGTGCCACCGGGTCGTGGGCATCGAAGGTGACTTGGAACTCGCGGCTCATCGGGTTGTTCCTTCGGTGTGCAGGTACAGGTCGCGCATCAGGCAGACCTCGGACAGGTGGTGGATGAGTTCTCGGTGGATGTGCAGGATCAGGTCGGCCATGGGGAGTTCAGGGTAGGGCTCCTTCTCTCCCACGGGAACGGTGAGCTCGTCGGCGCTGAGGCTGCGCACGCCGGTGAGCCAGGTGTCCAGCTGGGTCTGCAGCTGGTCGAGCGCCTCGGCGGCGGTCCCGGCGTATTCCCACGTGTCGTAGGACGCCGATGGCGCACCGAAGTGCGCGGCGTTCCTCATCGCGAGGATGCCGACGATCACGTGGCCGAACCGCCAGGCGATCGTGGTGAACGGATCAGGGGAGAGTTGCTCGAACGAGTAGTCGATGGTGAACGTACCCGCGCCTGCCTGGACGGGCGCGGAGGAGGTGCCCCGTTCGCGAACGCTCCAAGCATTCGGGACAGGTGACCAGAGGTACTCGCTGTCGGTGAGGCCCTCGAAGCGGGGGAGGAGGTGGTGCGCCCAGTGCCATTCGATCTGCTCGCGGAGGTGGTGGTTCCAGTCAAGGTCGTTGGTGGTCATGAATGAAGTCTGGCGCTGATAGCGGACAGGTTGGGTCCGCTAGTTCTGGCAGAGTGATTCCCATGGAGGCCGAGGACCGTGGGACCACCGAGCGGGTGCTCAGCCTGCTCGGGCTGCTGCAACGGCGGCAGGTCTGGACCGGCCCGGAGCTGGCCGGGCGACTGGCCGTCACGACGCGCACGGTGCGCCGGGATGTGGAGCGGCTGCGTGAGCTTGGGTACCGGGTGGATGCGGCCCAGGGGATCGGAGGCGGATACCGACTGGTACCGGGGCAGGAACTGCCGCCGCTGATGCTCGATGACGCGGAGGCGATCGCCATCGCGGTCTCTCTTCTCGCGGGGGCGGGTGCGGGGGTGAGCGATTCCGATGATGCCGCACTGGGCGCATTGACGAAGCTGGACCGGGTGCTGCCGGGCCGGCTGCGGCAGGAGGTGCAGGCGCTGAGCCGGTCGGTGGAGTCCTTCACGAGTGGTCGCGACCCAGTCGATGCGGCTGTGCTGATGGTCCTGGCCCGCGCGTGCCGGGATGCGGTGCAGGTGGGCTTCATGTACACGGGGCCGCGTGGGGCGGTGGAGGGCTCAGCGGAGCGCCGGGTGGAGCCGTACCGTCTGGTCACCTCGGACCGGCGCTGGTACCTGTTCGCGTACGACCTCGACCGGGACGACTGGCGCACCTTCCGGGTGGACCGGATGACGGAGGTCGCGGCCCGCACATGGCGGTTCACCCCACGGCCGGCGCCGGACGCAGCGGGCTACGTGCAGGAGGGCGTCACGAACCGGGTGTACCGGCGGCAGGCGCGTTTCCTCGTGGACGCTCCCGCGGCCGTGGTGCGTGGGCAGATCCCGGCGAGTGCCGCCGTCGTGCTCGAACGCGAGCAGCGGTGCGAGGTGCGGGCCGGCTCGGACGACCTGGACTTCGTGCTGCTGCACGTGGCGTTGCTGGGTCATGAGTTCGAGGTGCTGGATCCGCCGGACCTGGCCGACCGGGCGATGGACCTGGCGGCGCGCTTGGGACGTGCGTCGGGTGGCGTCAGGCCTCCCGGGTCGTAGAGGGTCCCTGCCTCGGAACGAGTGCAGAAGTTCCGAAGGGCGTGATCGCACAGCGCTCGATTGCCGACGATCGTCGCTGCAGCGGCCACCTGTAGAGGAAGTGTGGCGCGATGAACCAGCGCTCGTTCGAGGATGGCCGGCTCAAAGGCCGATCGTAGGTCGGCCGCACCGAAGGTGCCGATCAGCGGGGCGATGTCGATCGCGGGATCACCCCAGGCCGCGTGGTCCCAATCGATGACTCCAGTGATCTCTTGGCCATCCCACAGGATGTTGTGCATGCCGAAGTCGCCGTGTACCAGGCGGGCGGGTGCACCGGTCTCGACCGCAAGGACATCCTCGACCACCGCGACCGCCAGGGTTCGTGCTGTGGGCGGCAGGCGGGGAACGAGGCGTTGCTGAACGATCCCGGACCAGTCATGGCCACCGCACCACGCTCGTGGGGACGATAAGGCCTCGACCTGGCGTGGCTGCACCTGATGCAACGCAGTGAGTGCCTGAACGAGTTGGTTGCCGACGTCGGGCCAACCGGCCTGTCCGGTCGCACCAGCCACGAATGTCAGGCGAAGACCGGTCCGCCCGGAAGCGGAATGCTCCTCACCGATCGGCTCGGGCGTCGCCCAAGGGAGACCGAGTGAGGAGATGATCCGGTGTGCCATCACTTCTCGGCGTGTGCGGATCCCGGCCGCGGCTCCGGAGCTGATTCGTGCCACGATGTGACCCTCGAGAATGACGACATCGTGGAACGCTCCGCGGGCCAGCGTGGCCCGATCCCACTCCTGTTCCGGCCAGGCGGTCCGAGCCCACTCCCGGACGGCCGCGTCTGGGTCTGGGTCTGAGGAGGCAGTGCTCACTCCTCGCACACTACGCGTGGGTGGCGGCAGGTCTTGGGGCCGAGTCAGAGAACCAGAGAATCTACGGGACCGTCAAGACGACGCCCGATAGCGTGCTGGCCATGGAAGGTCACGCTCCTGCCCCTACGGCTGAGACCGCGCATATGAACGGTCGGTCCCTGGCGCGGCGTTACTACCAGGAGCTCGTGACACCGCTGCTGCTGCGGCGGTGGCCGGACCTGCCGCACGCGGCAGGGCGGCTGGGGAGCGGGTCCGACGTGCTGGGGTTGGACGACGCGATGTCGCGCGACCACGACTGGGGTCTGCGGCTCACCCTGCTGGTGGACGAGGCGCGAGTGGCTGAGGTGGATGCTCATCTGGCGAAGGAGCTTCCCGAGACATTCCTGGGGCTGCCGACGCGGTTCGCGTTCTCCGGACAAGAGGAGCCGGCCCATCACGTGGAGGTGGCCAGTCCGGCCCGGTTCGTCTCCGGCAGGTTGGGGTTCGACCCCCGGGAAAGCGTGAGCGTTCAGGGCTGGCTGTCCGTGACCGGTCAGGCAGTGCTGGAGGTGGTGGCGGGTCCGGTGTTCCATGACGGGGACGGTGAGATCACCCGGATCCGTCGGGCGCTGGAGTGGTATCCGGACGATGTGTGGCGGTACGTCGTGGCCACCGACTGGATCCGGCTCACCGAGGAGATGCCGCTGATGAGCCGGGCGGGCGACCTGGGCGACGACCTCGGCTCCCGGGTGATCGCCGCCCGGCTGGTGGACGTGGCGATGCACCTCGCCTTCACCCTGTCCCGGCGCTGGATGCCCTATCCGAAGTGGCGCGGGGTGATGCTGGGTCGACTGCCGGGCATGGCCGGTGTGCACGAACACCTGGCGGCCGTGCTGCGGGCGGGGGAGTGGCGTGAGCGGCAGACGTGCCTGGCTCGTGCTCTGGACCTGTTGCTGGCGCGGCAGGCTGCAGCAGGCCTTCCGGCACCGGGACCGGCGACGGAGGGGTTCTGGGATCGGCCGTACCTGGTAGCCCGGGAGCAGATCGGCGCCGAGCTAGTTGCTGGGATCGCCGATCCGGAGGTGCGGGCGCTGCCGCAAGGGCGGGGGAGTGTGGAGCAGATGAGTGAGAACGTCGCGGTACTGACACGTTCGCCTGAGCGGCGTGCCCTCGTCAGCGATCCATCGATCACCGACGAGGGCTGAAGCGGCGGCGCCTGCCGCCTACTCGTCTGTGGAGCCCGACAACCGAGGGTCGTCCGACGTCACGGGTTCGAGCTGCCTGGCGAACGGAATGATCCCCTCGATCGCACCGTCCCACGTCCCCCGCACTTGGGCTTGAATGCCGGGGGCGATCTCCCAGAACACCGAGCCTTCGAGTCCGCGTTCACCGGCCGTCTCGAAATAGGCCGTCTGGCCGTTGACATCGATCACTCGGTAGACCGCCGTCGTGTCCTCATACGGGTTGATGAGCGTACGAGTACTTGCTCGCACATACCACGGGACATCGGAGATCCGGATCGTCAGCGTCAGGTGGTCGGGCATCTCGGTGGCGTCGTGCGGATAGCAGTCCTCAATGCAGGAGGGGTCGACGATGCTTGTGTTTCCGTAGGCGGCGGTCCATTGGGTGCCGTCACTCTCCAGGGGCTGGGACAGAGTCATCTCCTCGAAACCGGCAAGCGCCACGTGGAGGGCCTCTCGACCGCGATCCGCGAGGACTTCTGCGGCGCCAATGACTTCATCGCTGGTCAGGTTGCTAGCGGTCAAGACCCAACTCCGGTCATCATCGGTCCAGCTCAGCACGTTCACCCCGTAAGTGACGATGCCCGACCCTGCTGCTGGGCCAGAGGTGAACATGGTGCCCGTGGCACCGGACACGTCCACGTCGCGGATGTCCGCCGGTCCGCCGATCCAGGGGGTCGGATCGACAGCGTCGGGCCCCCACACGGTGAGGGCTCCGGTGAGATTGCCGTCCGGATCTGTCCGGATGAATGCCGCTTCGATTCTCGCGGTTTCGGCGCAGGTGTCATCTCGGCGAGGAGTCACGAAGCGCGGTTCCATCGGTCCCTCGATCAGGTAACCGACGCCCGCGGCCACCGCATCCTCGGCTGGGATGTCGTTGGAGAACGGACTGCACTCGGAGCCGTCTACCTCCGCGGGCACACGGAATCCCTCCGGCCCCGCAGCGACCACCTCACCGTAGTAGTCGTTCGGTGCAGCAGGGTCGGACGTATCGGTGGGCCAGACACTCGCGATTCCGAATGCCGCGACCAGCGCTGCTACCCCGGCGGCGAGCATCACGGGCAGTCGGCGGGGATGCACGGTGGTCGCGCCCGAGCGCTTTGAGGCCGTAGCGTTCGTGGCGATCCTGCGGTCGAGGTCGGTGCGGGCTCGCTCGATTGCCTCGACATCAGCCGGTCGATCGGCGAGACGGCGC
Proteins encoded:
- a CDS encoding VOC family protein — protein: MSREFQVTFDAHDPVALSYFWREALVGYVHPAPPGREIPEGTDPFSVWQEFLAEIGVPESERRASSALEDSEGTGPRIFFQQVPEDKVAKNRIHLDLRAAPGLEGDERMAALETECERLVAAGATRVERFEPDPPMSGGFIVMTDPEGNEFCLD
- a CDS encoding DinB family protein, translating into MTTNDLDWNHHLREQIEWHWAHHLLPRFEGLTDSEYLWSPVPNAWSVRERGTSSAPVQAGAGTFTIDYSFEQLSPDPFTTIAWRFGHVIVGILAMRNAAHFGAPSASYDTWEYAGTAAEALDQLQTQLDTWLTGVRSLSADELTVPVGEKEPYPELPMADLILHIHRELIHHLSEVCLMRDLYLHTEGTTR
- a CDS encoding helix-turn-helix transcriptional regulator gives rise to the protein MEAEDRGTTERVLSLLGLLQRRQVWTGPELAGRLAVTTRTVRRDVERLRELGYRVDAAQGIGGGYRLVPGQELPPLMLDDAEAIAIAVSLLAGAGAGVSDSDDAALGALTKLDRVLPGRLRQEVQALSRSVESFTSGRDPVDAAVLMVLARACRDAVQVGFMYTGPRGAVEGSAERRVEPYRLVTSDRRWYLFAYDLDRDDWRTFRVDRMTEVAARTWRFTPRPAPDAAGYVQEGVTNRVYRRQARFLVDAPAAVVRGQIPASAAVVLEREQRCEVRAGSDDLDFVLLHVALLGHEFEVLDPPDLADRAMDLAARLGRASGGVRPPGS
- a CDS encoding phosphotransferase family protein — encoded protein: MSTASSDPDPDAAVREWARTAWPEQEWDRATLARGAFHDVVILEGHIVARISSGAAAGIRTRREVMAHRIISSLGLPWATPEPIGEEHSASGRTGLRLTFVAGATGQAGWPDVGNQLVQALTALHQVQPRQVEALSSPRAWCGGHDWSGIVQQRLVPRLPPTARTLAVAVVEDVLAVETGAPARLVHGDFGMHNILWDGQEITGVIDWDHAAWGDPAIDIAPLIGTFGAADLRSAFEPAILERALVHRATLPLQVAAAATIVGNRALCDHALRNFCTRSEAGTLYDPGGLTPPDARPKRAARSIARSARSGGSSTSNS
- a CDS encoding DUF4037 domain-containing protein; this translates as MNGRSLARRYYQELVTPLLLRRWPDLPHAAGRLGSGSDVLGLDDAMSRDHDWGLRLTLLVDEARVAEVDAHLAKELPETFLGLPTRFAFSGQEEPAHHVEVASPARFVSGRLGFDPRESVSVQGWLSVTGQAVLEVVAGPVFHDGDGEITRIRRALEWYPDDVWRYVVATDWIRLTEEMPLMSRAGDLGDDLGSRVIAARLVDVAMHLAFTLSRRWMPYPKWRGVMLGRLPGMAGVHEHLAAVLRAGEWRERQTCLARALDLLLARQAAAGLPAPGPATEGFWDRPYLVAREQIGAELVAGIADPEVRALPQGRGSVEQMSENVAVLTRSPERRALVSDPSITDEG